ATTCTACAACCTGCATTTTTTGACCAGGGCGAAGACGCAATGCCTCCCTTACTGCTCTTGGTATAACGACTTGATATTTTGGTGATACAGTGACCGTTTGCATGGCAAATCCTCCATCGATAACAATTTTTAAAACCCGTTTAAAAATATTGGCAAATAGTAAATAAATACATTGACATATGCATGA
This genomic stretch from Syntrophales bacterium harbors:
- a CDS encoding AbrB/MazE/SpoVT family DNA-binding domain-containing protein, which codes for SCICQCIYLLFANIFKRVLKIVIDGGFAMQTVTVSPKYQVVIPRAVREALRLRPGQKMQVVEYDGRIEFIPERDITELRGFLKGINTEFEREADRI